Proteins found in one Acipenser ruthenus chromosome 18, fAciRut3.2 maternal haplotype, whole genome shotgun sequence genomic segment:
- the LOC117426744 gene encoding E3 ubiquitin-protein ligase RNF182-like, with the protein MSQQGDSDAESSQPLVYTLEELECKICYNRYNTRNRKPKVLSCLHRICTKCLKKIVDVGDSSPSIISCPFCRHETHVPDKEVWLLEDDSNILAILTYQDRVRQGGADGAPVEVVLTPSSLSGGGGGGEGEQSHSSSDCLVITIMEVPGGDAPPAETMSMLNMVRLYRPPSLDSLPCHLPGHKCRSWTSRTFPRCIIGFLCLVYFSSLPLGIYLLMIQHLILGVILVSLVPSTLVLCVFYGFCQCLCHEITESIAT; encoded by the coding sequence ATGAGCCAGCAGGGGGACTCAGACGCGGAGAGCTCCCAGCCGCTGGTTTACACCCTGGAGGAGCTGGAGTGCAAGATCTGCTACAACCGCTACAACACGCGCAACCGCAAGCCCAAGGTGCTCAGCTGCCTGCACCGCATCTGCACCAAATGCCTCAAGAAGATCGTGGACGTGGGCGACTCCTCGCCCAGCATCATCAGCTGCCCCTTCTGCCGCCACGAGACCCACGTGCCGGACAAGGAGGTGTGGCTCCTCGAGGATGACAGCAACATCCTGGCCATCCTCACCTACCAGGACAGGGTGCGGCAGGGCGGGGCGGACGGGGCCCCAGTGGAGGTGGTGCTGACCCCCAGCAGCCTgagcggaggaggaggaggaggagagggcgAGCAGTCCCACAGCTCCTCCGACTGCCTGGTCATCACCATCATGGAGGTGCCGGGGGGGGACGCTCCCCCTGCGGAGACCATGAGCATGCTGAACATGGTGCGGCTCTACCGGCCACCCAGCCTGGACTCGCTGCCCTGCCACCTGCCCGGGCACAAGTGCCGCTCCTGGACCTCCAGGACGTTCCCGCGCTGCATCATCGGCTTCCTGTGCCTCGTCTACTTCAGCTCCCTGCCCCTGGGCATCTACCTGCTCATGATCCAGCACCTCATCCTGGGGGTCATCCTGGTCAGCCTGGTGCCCTCCACCCTGGTCCTCTGTGTCTTCTACGGGTTCTGCCAGTGCCTGTGCCACGAAATCACAGAGTCCATTGCCACATGA
- the LOC117426751 gene encoding regulator of G-protein signaling 9-binding protein-like, which produces MLSIWRRSVSEVQALQAAVSVCKKAQASLVRVTACFQQLVLSVGGSSDCSRLREELEETRLRAHQISTGLCSRLTALLTGGRLFGEEQQEVERLWVLFLSGLELLQLELRKAFHLQAVFPLASPRDSRALVNTGASGRSAEVAAQAASVQTPWGEAEEKGEGAPPNLLGHIVLLDSMVQEMVQKVNVPIWTVAASEEGDGEMELELEGATSEEMLTTDVEQKRGCFRGWLLCLMP; this is translated from the exons ATGCTGAGTATCTGGAGGCGCTCAGTGAGCGAGGTGCAGGCTCTGCAGGCTGCGGTCAGCGTGTGCAAGAAGGCCCAGGCCTCTCTGGTCAGAGTGACCGCCTGCTTCCAGCAGCTGGTGCTGAGTGTGGGGGGGAGCTCAGACTGCAGCCGACTCCGAGAGGAACTGGAGGAGACCCGGCTCAGAGCTCACCAGATCAGCACCG GTCTGTGTTCCCGGCTGACCGCTCTGCTGACCGGTGGCCGTCTCTTCGGTGAGGAGCAGCAGGAGGTGGAGAGGCTCTGGGTCCTGTTCCTGTCCGGTCTGGAGCTGCTCCAGCTGGAGCTACGCAAGGCCTTCCACCTGCAGGCCGTGTTCCCTCTGGCCAGCCCTCGGGACAGCCGGGCGCTGGTCAACACCGGAGCGAGCGGCCGCAGCGCAGAGGTGGCTGCGCAGGCAGCGAGCGTCCAGACCCCCTGGGGCGAGGcggaggagaagggagagggggcgCCTCCGAATCTGCTCGGGCACATCGTGCTGCTGGACTCCATGGTCCAGGAGATGGTGCAGAAGGTGAACGTGCCCATATGGACGGTGGCAGCTTCGGAGGAAGGCGATGGGGAGATGGAACTGGAGTTAGAGGGAGCCACTTCAGAGGAGATGCTGACCACCGACGTGGAGCAGAAAAGGGGCTGCTTCAGGGGCTGGCTCCTCTGCTTGATGCCCtga